The genomic stretch GCCTAATGGATAGATATTCATACTTTACAGCAGCCACACTTTGAAATGTTGCTTGAATTCCTGTCCAAGACTTTAAAAGCTACCCAATTGGGTAGGtaatttctcttctttttcttgccATTTCGTACCATATATTCGGGTTCAAAGTGAAGGACTAGACCTCAagaattttcataattttaaaCATTATTATCACGCTAAAGTACTTTAATTTTTTAACTAATTAATTTACAGATGATGATCAATGGATTTATATACGTGGTTGATTGGCGCAGCGCTAATTCAACTAGGTGTTTTGCACTTCCCTACCGCCCCACCAAGACACTAATGGCATCTAGGAGAACTCTTGGCTAATGTACTAGATAGCACATCAAAGATAGGAAAAGACAAAACAGGCCCAAGAAACGTGTAACCACCAATTCATCAAACATTCTAATCATTAGACAGACCTCAAGAAGATGGCTAATCGTTTTTGTACTTTTGCTCATGTTTCATGCTGACATAACTTTTCGTGATGTCACTTGGTTTACGtaatcaaaaaaaatttccacaTAATCCAGAGGGGAAAGAAGATAAGGGAGGAATCACCCCATATTTCATTGTTACTTgggataaaaacaaaaaagctccCTGTGAtatacctaatacacagaaaaatcccccgtagtttcaaaacatacaaaacgacatcttatgttttgaactaaattgtaaactaatagAATTCGTTAAACGTAATGAAAATAATGGTTTCGCCCGTTAAACTTACCGGATTCTGTTAAATTTACCGTTAAATTTATCGGATTCTGTTAAGTTTTCCGTTAAATTTACCggattccgttaagtttaattaattctgttagtttacaaattaattcaaaacatgaggtgtcgttttgtatgttttgaaaccacgatggacttttctgtgtattaggcaTATCATaggggtttttttgtttttaacccttgtTATATTTATGACTAGACATACAATTAGAATACCTTTACTCTTTACAGATGATCTAAGAAAGAATTTTCTATTTAAACGCGGCTTATTTTACGCAAAGGCAATGAAATTTCATAAGATATTTGTAAGTTGTagaacaatatataacaatctATTTTCTAAGGGGCCACATAATGTGAGAAATTTTAAAATCCTAATGATCCTGACTTCTTAATTTCTAAAGAAGACCACCATGATATGGTTGTTAAACGTCCTTGAACCTCAAGTTGCCTAGCCACTTTACTGCATTTGCAGCTTTTGAATGCTTTATTGCTGTTCTTTCGTTTTTATATGTCCCATTGATAGATACAGTTACTTTCAagttgttttttcttttggaattcCATTTAAAGTATTTGGCTATTTGGAAAATTATTACTTTAAGGACTTTGACGATGACTATAAACATGTACGCTTGTATTATTAGACATGTACATCGGTATCgaaaaaatgaatttgataTATGCAGTCATTTatataatcaactcaaaatcaattaaaaaaaagattttgtGTTTCACCTGATAACGAACTCAGTAATTAAGTGATTCGTGAACTACTATTATACAAATAAAATTGGCTAATTGTTTACATTTGATTTATAATTCAATTAAATAATCAactaaaaatcaatagaaaagATTTTGTGTTTTACCTGATAATCGACTCGGTAATTAACTGGTTTTTGAACTACTCCTATACACCGAAATTGATCAATTGTCTAAACAATGAACCATCCCGTTCGAACTGTCTCTCAATTTAAAAGGAGAGGTTTTGGGGGCAGGGGGTTAAAGGGTCCATTTATCCAAGCCTTACTTAAGAAACTAAAGGATAAAGCAAAGAAGAAGTCCGTGGAAATTTACAGTACCCTTAACGGACATTGTTACAAAGGTCTGTCTTAGCTCTTCATTCGCTCAAATCAATTGGCCTATGCCCTCTAGAAAGCAGAAAAGTCTTCCACAGAGACTATCTTATAAGATTTCTGTGGCCTCTGGTGTTTCCCAAACAAAGGACAAGTACCTTTTACTTTTTCTAGCGCTTACTAATTTTGCACATTATAACACCTTTAATGGAAAGTTTTGATTAACTTTCTCAGCCTTACATTTCTAAATTTCTCCAATgacatttttttctctttctgcTTAGCATATCACTTTTATATAGAAATATGAAGGTAGATCTAATTTATAAGGTTAAAAATTACTcaatgtagcattttaatttCCACTTTTTTGggtgagtttttttttcttttcttcattttgaatTATATAGTTGTTACTTGATTAAAATGAGGCGGCTCCATCTTGGCCAAAGTGTCTCTGGCTGTCCACACATCAAAGTTTCTTGACTAAAAAGAACTAAGATTATTATGCATAGGGAGGCTACTCAAACAAATTAATCAACAGAGCAATGGGTAACTAATGCCTAAATAGTAATGTCATCTTTCTCTTATAGAAAATCCCAAGAAATATTTGTTAATGAcacttcttttgacttttccacTCATTCAACAATAAATGCACATCtacttttcatttttaattgcATTGTAAACATAATAATATGATATCGTCAAATAGGTAAATAACAATTCCATAATTTAGAACTTCTAAATTTCCTATAATAAACCCctgaccaaaaaaaataaataaaaaccaaaCTTGGCTTCAAAATAAATGATCTAAAGGGAGGTCagaataatttcaaaaaaatccaATACTTCCTTTGTATTAAAGAATAAAGTCCAATATAGACCTCAAACAACCAATTGTACATAGGTGAAATTTAATTAGAGAATAGCTAGAATCTAGATCAAATGCTAATTTACGTGTCAAGCAAGGAATTAACTTTAAGGTCAACccaagaagatattttgctgtTCAAATAATGCCCATTGTGTTGAGAACACAAATTTATATTTTGCAATAAGGATTAGTTTAGAAGTTTTAATTACTAGCCATAGGAAAAGCAAGACTTTCTTGACTTCTATGCCACACTGTTGATTAAGTCTATGTGTACATGAATAATGGACGATACGATGGGGACAATTCTACTAAGACCACAGTTTCGTGAGACTTTCCTTCAATATTCTACCGTAGACTTGGACTCTTCCTCGGCTCTATCTTTAGCCTCACTCTCTATAAATACGTCAGCTTGTGTTGTTCTTTAAGAAATCTTCATTCTTTcagaacaaaaatcaaatttggATACTGTCTCTTGCTATATTATCAACACTAGTTCAGTTCAAACTTTTCTCAAAAAATGGACACCATTTTGGAAGAAGAATGCCTTGCTTTTGACCTCAACACAGCTCCTGCAAGAAAAGCTTTTGACTCTCTGGTGTGTAGTGCAATCTTGATATTCTATAGacaggaaaaaatgaaaagaaaacccATACTGTATAATCCATTAAATATATTCGTAATTTGTGGGATTTATGATTGTTTTTTCTCCTCTTCTGTTACAGAAGCCAGATTTTGAAGATGGCCATGATCTTGTTCTTGATGAAAGCAAGTCAACATCAGGGAAAGAAGAGGTGAGTCCTAGATGATATTGTAGTCTTATTTCTTTAGGTAAAAACAGCTTCAATCCTTATAAAGATGGCGAGGTAACTGTCTTCTCAGAGGATTTAGTATAAACTTTGCATTTTTTGCAGCCAGATGATTTGATAGACCAATTGAACCAGATGAAGTCAGAAAACAGGAAGTTGAAAGAAATGCTTATTGACCTTAGCGAAAATTATAATACTTTGCAAAACCACTTAGTCGATTTGGTGCAAAAGTACTCTGGAGATCAGCTGACTAAATCAAAGAAGAGGAAATTTGAGGCTCAAAACTCTTTCAATAGCTATGCAAATGAGGGATGGAACGATAGCCTATCTGAAGCAGAAGGATCACCAAAAAGGCCTAAGGAAATCAGGACACATATTTCAAGAGTTCATGTGCGAGTTGATCCATCTGACACAAGCTTAGTAAGTTACCAGCGTTTTGGTTTAACTAATGAAACTGTACATTGAAATTGATTAAACTCGGTTCATACATACTTTCTAGTAAAAAATAGTTTTATCACCGTACAACTTTCTTCTTGTTAACTCATCCCAAACTTTCTTCTTGTCACAGGTAGTGAAGGATGGATATCATTGGCGAAAATATGGACAAAAGGTTACTAAAGATAATCCATCTCCCAGAGCCTACTACAAGTGCTCTTTTGCTCCGTCTTGCCAGGTGAAGAAGAAGGTGAGCTTTACTTTGCTCGTTTTCGTTATCTTGATTTTCTGCGTGAAAGAGTAAGGGGCAAATGCAACCGACAGAGGTACAATACAAATTTACATTTGACGAATTGAAGGAAGCCTAGGCCTAGTGGAGAAATGGG from Coffea eugenioides isolate CCC68of chromosome 8, Ceug_1.0, whole genome shotgun sequence encodes the following:
- the LOC113779465 gene encoding probable WRKY transcription factor 40, with amino-acid sequence MDTILEEECLAFDLNTAPARKAFDSLKPDFEDGHDLVLDESKSTSGKEEPDDLIDQLNQMKSENRKLKEMLIDLSENYNTLQNHLVDLVQKYSGDQLTKSKKRKFEAQNSFNSYANEGWNDSLSEAEGSPKRPKEIRTHISRVHVRVDPSDTSLVVKDGYHWRKYGQKVTKDNPSPRAYYKCSFAPSCQVKKKVQRSVGDPSILVATYEGEHNHQHPLRDEMLVSSAVHGADAAALSSSLKCLEFSSGPKEAVDFMDPGLRHKFQRSVPEMESNSVQQLMVEQMASSLTRNASFTAALAAAISGRLLSHDSEQEK